A window of Apium graveolens cultivar Ventura chromosome 8, ASM990537v1, whole genome shotgun sequence contains these coding sequences:
- the LOC141678088 gene encoding phosphoglycolate phosphatase 1A, chloroplastic-like isoform X2, translated as MFSRVAASVVSVSAAATSCCVFDFNPQTRFKLSLYSNSPSTCNNNKNKNNILTMDNRPSSSLVTRASANPLQNADDLIDSVETFIFDCDGVIWKGDSLIDGVPETLDMLRTKGKRLVFVTNNSTKSRKQYGKKFETLGLSVNQDEIFASSFAAAAYLTSINFPKDKKVYVIGEEGILKELELAGFQYLGGPDDGGKKIELKPGFYMEHDENVGAVVVGFDRYFNYYKVQYGTLCIRENPGCLFIATNRDAVTHLTDAQEWAGGGSMVGALCGSTQQEPLVVGKPSTFMMDYLSDKFGITKSQICMVGDRLDTDILFGQNGGCKTLLVLSGLLLSHCRCYEFVYA; from the exons ATGTTTAGCAGAGTTGCAGCTTCAGTGGTCTCTGTTTCAGCAGCTGCAACTAGTTGTTGTGTCTTCGACTTCAACCCACAAACTAGATTCAAGCTATCACTATATTCAAACTCCCCTTCTACCtgtaataataataaaaataaaaacaatatACTCACCATGGATAATCGGCCATCTTCTTCTTTGGTTACTCGTGCATCTGCAAACCCTTTGCAGAATGCTGATGACTTAATCGACTCGGTGGAGACTTTTATATTTGATTGTGATG GAGTTATATGGAAAGGGGATTCACTAATCGATGGAGTCCCAGAAACTCTTGATATGCTTCGGACTAAG GGTAAACGATTAGTATTTGTAACCAACAACTCTACAAAGTCTAGGAAACAGTATGGCAAAAAATTTGAGACTCTGGGTCTTTCTGTCAACCAG GACGAGATTTTTGCATCATCTTTTGCAGCTGCTGCCTACTTGACTTCAATCAATTTTCCCAAAGATAAAAAG GTATATGTAATTGGCGAGGAAGGCATATTGAAGGAGCTTGAGCTAGCTGGTTTTCAATATCTGGGAGGACCG GATGATGGTGGGAAAAAGATCGAGCTTAAGCCTGGGTTTTATATGGAGCATGATGAGAAT GTCGGGGCCGTTGTCGTTGGATTCGATCGTTATTTTAACTATTACAAAGTCCA GTACGGTACATTGTGCATACGTGAAAACCCAGGGTGCCTTTTCATTGCTACAAATCGTGATGCTGTCACTCACCTCACAGATGCACAGGAATGGGCAG GTGGTGGTTCTATGGTTGGTGCACTTTGTGGGTCTACTCAACAGGAGCCACTTGTTGTTGGAAAGCCCTCAACCTTTATGATGGACTATTTATCGGACAA ATTTGGAATCACGAAATCCCAAATATGCATGGTTGGTGATAGGCTGGATACAGATATTCTCTTCGGACAAAATGGTGGTTGCAAAACCCTTCTTGTTCTCTCAG GTCTCCTTTTATCACATTGTAGGTGTTACGAGTTTGTCTATGCTTGA
- the LOC141678088 gene encoding phosphoglycolate phosphatase 1A, chloroplastic-like isoform X1 translates to MFSRVAASVVSVSAAATSCCVFDFNPQTRFKLSLYSNSPSTCNNNKNKNNILTMDNRPSSSLVTRASANPLQNADDLIDSVETFIFDCDGVIWKGDSLIDGVPETLDMLRTKGKRLVFVTNNSTKSRKQYGKKFETLGLSVNQDEIFASSFAAAAYLTSINFPKDKKVYVIGEEGILKELELAGFQYLGGPDDGGKKIELKPGFYMEHDENVGAVVVGFDRYFNYYKVQYGTLCIRENPGCLFIATNRDAVTHLTDAQEWAGGGSMVGALCGSTQQEPLVVGKPSTFMMDYLSDKFGITKSQICMVGDRLDTDILFGQNGGCKTLLVLSGVTSLSMLENPNNSIQPDFYTSKISDFLSLKAATV, encoded by the exons ATGTTTAGCAGAGTTGCAGCTTCAGTGGTCTCTGTTTCAGCAGCTGCAACTAGTTGTTGTGTCTTCGACTTCAACCCACAAACTAGATTCAAGCTATCACTATATTCAAACTCCCCTTCTACCtgtaataataataaaaataaaaacaatatACTCACCATGGATAATCGGCCATCTTCTTCTTTGGTTACTCGTGCATCTGCAAACCCTTTGCAGAATGCTGATGACTTAATCGACTCGGTGGAGACTTTTATATTTGATTGTGATG GAGTTATATGGAAAGGGGATTCACTAATCGATGGAGTCCCAGAAACTCTTGATATGCTTCGGACTAAG GGTAAACGATTAGTATTTGTAACCAACAACTCTACAAAGTCTAGGAAACAGTATGGCAAAAAATTTGAGACTCTGGGTCTTTCTGTCAACCAG GACGAGATTTTTGCATCATCTTTTGCAGCTGCTGCCTACTTGACTTCAATCAATTTTCCCAAAGATAAAAAG GTATATGTAATTGGCGAGGAAGGCATATTGAAGGAGCTTGAGCTAGCTGGTTTTCAATATCTGGGAGGACCG GATGATGGTGGGAAAAAGATCGAGCTTAAGCCTGGGTTTTATATGGAGCATGATGAGAAT GTCGGGGCCGTTGTCGTTGGATTCGATCGTTATTTTAACTATTACAAAGTCCA GTACGGTACATTGTGCATACGTGAAAACCCAGGGTGCCTTTTCATTGCTACAAATCGTGATGCTGTCACTCACCTCACAGATGCACAGGAATGGGCAG GTGGTGGTTCTATGGTTGGTGCACTTTGTGGGTCTACTCAACAGGAGCCACTTGTTGTTGGAAAGCCCTCAACCTTTATGATGGACTATTTATCGGACAA ATTTGGAATCACGAAATCCCAAATATGCATGGTTGGTGATAGGCTGGATACAGATATTCTCTTCGGACAAAATGGTGGTTGCAAAACCCTTCTTGTTCTCTCAG GTGTTACGAGTTTGTCTATGCTTGAAAATCCAAACAACTCCATACAACCAGACTTTTACACCAGCAAGATTTCTGATTTCTTATCTCTAAAAGCTGCCACAGTGTGA